One stretch of Pyxidicoccus trucidator DNA includes these proteins:
- a CDS encoding cyclic peptide export ABC transporter: MISLFLLLLRRSSASVITIVIIGSVAGLCNSALLALISEVLRDRASVTTMMIAAYVALSLGVMVSNLLPELLLARMSRTFAAELRLRLGRRILAAPLRRLETLGHGPVLAALTQDLQTVVATASALPSFVINSTIVLGCLAYMAWLSPQGLLLVLPTMAVLIGIYIVGATKMAPHWRGERDAQDDLYRQQQHVLEGVKELKLNGHRRGEFFEHDFAPAVEGVRRTGVRASDSGALFGNFMHFFTWLVLGLALFGLDRLNPSGSSATQGYVMTLMYMWGSFRGVIENVGRWTQAGIALDKLSQLDVSLTEAIADEGASDTALKPVLSERHEVRFSGVTYSFGGHDGHAFRVGPLDLELRPGELIFVVGGNGSGKTTMAKLLTGLYAPEGGQLLWNGAAVTDQNREAYRNTFSAIFADFHLFENLRGVPSEELTGAVEEYLRLFSLEKKLQIVDGRFSTTSLSTGQRKRLAMLVALLEDRPFYLFDEWAADQDPEFREVFYRKLLPELAARGKGVVVITHDDRFFHLAHRVIKLEYGRLVAAA; the protein is encoded by the coding sequence ATGATCTCCCTCTTCCTGCTGTTGCTCCGCCGTTCAAGTGCCTCGGTCATCACGATCGTCATCATCGGGAGCGTCGCCGGACTGTGTAACAGCGCCCTGCTCGCGCTGATCAGCGAGGTGTTGAGGGACCGGGCGTCCGTCACGACGATGATGATCGCGGCGTACGTGGCCCTGAGCCTGGGAGTGATGGTGAGCAACCTCCTCCCGGAGCTGCTGCTCGCGCGGATGTCTCGCACGTTCGCAGCCGAGCTGCGGCTGCGGCTCGGCAGACGCATCCTCGCGGCGCCCCTGCGCCGCCTCGAGACCCTGGGCCATGGCCCCGTGCTCGCCGCGCTCACGCAGGACCTGCAGACAGTGGTCGCCACGGCGTCGGCGCTCCCCTCCTTCGTGATCAACTCGACCATCGTGCTCGGCTGCCTGGCCTACATGGCGTGGCTCTCCCCGCAGGGGCTGCTGCTCGTGCTGCCCACGATGGCCGTGCTCATCGGCATCTACATCGTGGGGGCCACGAAGATGGCCCCGCACTGGCGCGGTGAGCGTGACGCGCAGGACGACCTGTACCGCCAGCAGCAGCATGTGCTCGAGGGAGTCAAGGAGCTCAAGCTGAACGGGCACCGTCGCGGCGAGTTCTTCGAGCACGACTTCGCGCCCGCCGTGGAAGGGGTGCGGCGCACGGGCGTGCGGGCCTCGGACAGCGGCGCGCTGTTCGGCAACTTCATGCACTTCTTCACGTGGCTCGTGCTCGGCCTGGCGCTGTTCGGCCTGGACCGCCTGAACCCGAGCGGCTCGTCCGCGACGCAGGGCTACGTGATGACGCTGATGTACATGTGGGGGTCCTTCCGCGGGGTAATCGAGAACGTCGGGCGCTGGACCCAGGCGGGCATCGCGCTCGACAAGCTCTCACAGCTCGACGTCTCGCTCACCGAGGCGATAGCGGACGAAGGCGCCAGCGACACGGCGCTCAAGCCCGTGCTCAGCGAGCGCCACGAGGTGCGCTTCTCCGGCGTGACGTACTCGTTCGGAGGGCATGACGGGCACGCGTTTCGGGTGGGCCCGCTCGACCTGGAGCTGCGGCCCGGGGAGCTGATCTTCGTCGTCGGCGGCAATGGCAGCGGCAAGACGACGATGGCCAAGCTGCTCACGGGGCTCTATGCGCCAGAAGGCGGGCAGCTGCTGTGGAACGGCGCGGCCGTGACGGACCAGAACCGCGAGGCGTATCGCAACACCTTCTCGGCCATCTTCGCCGACTTCCACCTGTTCGAGAACCTGCGCGGGGTGCCCTCCGAGGAGCTCACGGGGGCGGTGGAGGAGTACCTGCGGCTGTTCTCACTCGAGAAGAAGCTGCAGATCGTCGACGGTCGCTTCTCCACGACGAGCCTCTCGACGGGACAGCGCAAGCGGCTCGCGATGCTCGTGGCGCTGCTGGAGGACCGGCCCTTCTACCTCTTCGACGAGTGGGCCGCCGATCAGGACCCGGAGTTCCGCGAGGTCTTCTACCGCAAGCTCCTCCCGGAGCTGGCGGCGCGCGGCAAGGGCGTGGTGGTCATCACCCACGATGATCGGTTCTTCCACCTCGCCCACCGGGTCATCAAGCTCGAGTACGGACGGCTCGTCGCGGCGGCGTAG
- a CDS encoding DUF2381 family protein: MVMLASGAATAQTHPMASGLGVRHIELPTDSTEATPTPEVQISPRRSTTFEFDSALDPAKVVLEGEKRFSLVDLGRSTLRLVPSEQILPGERLRLTVRFQDGSVPLGAAFVLVAHPARTERVIEVWRQPRTAESYQQEAKEARAETQQCQEENARLRAEQKGLGGIAGLLANGVIKEEKGVAAKPLRVNEEVRQHPGNALWAQRAWSYRAPTRVAIAVELENPDAANPWTAEGASLVSRAGAPLKILTLWQKAPITRDEPGRVVVEADATPNAAQGPFTLKLWGPGGLRTLTLSGVSFP, from the coding sequence GTGGTCATGCTCGCGTCTGGAGCCGCGACCGCCCAAACCCATCCCATGGCCTCGGGTCTCGGGGTGCGTCACATCGAGCTCCCAACCGACAGCACCGAGGCGACGCCGACGCCCGAGGTCCAGATAAGCCCGCGCAGGTCCACCACGTTCGAGTTCGACTCCGCCCTCGATCCGGCGAAGGTCGTGCTCGAAGGTGAAAAGCGCTTCTCGCTCGTGGACCTGGGGCGAAGCACGCTCCGGCTGGTGCCCTCGGAGCAGATCCTGCCCGGCGAGCGCCTGCGGCTGACGGTACGCTTCCAGGACGGTTCGGTACCCCTCGGGGCAGCCTTCGTTCTCGTCGCCCACCCCGCGCGCACCGAGCGCGTCATCGAGGTGTGGCGCCAACCACGCACGGCGGAGTCCTACCAACAGGAGGCGAAGGAGGCCCGAGCGGAGACCCAGCAGTGCCAGGAGGAGAACGCGAGGCTGCGGGCGGAGCAGAAGGGACTGGGCGGCATCGCGGGCCTCCTGGCCAATGGCGTCATCAAGGAGGAGAAGGGCGTCGCCGCGAAGCCCCTCCGCGTCAACGAGGAGGTCCGTCAGCATCCAGGCAACGCACTCTGGGCACAGCGGGCTTGGAGCTATCGCGCCCCTACTCGCGTGGCCATCGCGGTGGAGCTTGAGAACCCGGACGCCGCGAATCCCTGGACAGCGGAAGGCGCATCGCTGGTGAGCAGGGCGGGCGCGCCCCTGAAAATTCTGACGCTCTGGCAGAAGGCCCCGATTACTCGTGATGAGCCCGGGCGAGTCGTGGTGGAAGCGGACGCGACGCCGAACGCAGCGCAGGGGCCGTTCACGCTCAAGCTGTGGGGACCGGGCGGGCTGCGCACGCTCACGCTCTCCGGTGTGAGCTTCCCGTAG
- a CDS encoding imm11 family protein codes for MPQRFFKLTDDVYLAGRWELGHPLDQEGRKLDDPWQFRIGHQADSDQRVRIPIKISGKPLDYSHAAFSIPIVHARVASLFTGVAPDDVQLIPVEIDSQPAQHFILNATRLVKCIDDVACEEVRYWTPEDGMPEKVGTYSSVSGMRIDPAKVGGAKVFRTWGWTVALIVSEKIKEAMERAGITGTKFTDVTGPD; via the coding sequence GTGCCACAGCGGTTCTTCAAGTTGACCGATGATGTGTACCTCGCCGGTCGGTGGGAGCTTGGACATCCTCTCGATCAGGAGGGCCGAAAGCTCGATGACCCGTGGCAGTTCAGAATCGGGCACCAGGCCGACTCGGACCAGCGCGTCAGGATTCCCATCAAGATCTCCGGCAAGCCGCTCGACTATTCCCATGCGGCATTCAGCATCCCCATCGTCCATGCCAGGGTGGCGTCCCTCTTCACCGGGGTGGCGCCCGACGACGTGCAGCTCATCCCGGTGGAGATCGACTCCCAGCCAGCTCAGCACTTCATCCTCAATGCCACCCGACTGGTGAAGTGCATCGACGACGTTGCGTGCGAGGAGGTGCGTTACTGGACCCCGGAGGATGGAATGCCCGAGAAAGTGGGTACGTACTCCTCGGTGTCCGGGATGCGCATCGACCCGGCGAAGGTGGGAGGCGCCAAGGTGTTCCGAACCTGGGGCTGGACTGTGGCCTTGATCGTATCCGAGAAGATCAAGGAGGCCATGGAGCGCGCAGGCATCACCGGCACGAAGTTCACGGACGTGACCGGCCCCGACTGA
- a CDS encoding AHH domain-containing protein has product MRNTLITAVAVYLGLWLLPEPVSKGVAATLTVCLIAYLGVDTVWSLIAGWRQLAEEVAVATTFEEVRTAGEKYGKVMGENAARVFVMLATAAIGSTAGLAVKAPGLPGSAQAARLAEVQGGFRFTAISEVSSVAVPVEGAVTIALAPGALAMAARGTSAGTTAPVDAEGPWHHIASDKFSTSTNNGGPWTPRYQEIFDRAGMSLDDAANQVRVPGHKGPHPRKYHEEVYERLDEATSTCKSIERCREALTKILGVLAREISKQGTLLNRLVTRSE; this is encoded by the coding sequence GTGCGGAACACCCTCATCACGGCCGTGGCCGTGTACCTCGGCCTCTGGTTACTGCCCGAGCCGGTGAGTAAGGGCGTGGCCGCCACCCTGACGGTGTGCCTCATCGCCTACTTGGGCGTGGACACCGTTTGGAGCCTGATCGCAGGGTGGCGGCAGCTTGCCGAGGAGGTAGCGGTCGCCACGACTTTCGAGGAGGTCCGCACGGCTGGCGAGAAGTACGGCAAGGTCATGGGCGAGAACGCAGCGCGCGTCTTCGTCATGCTCGCGACCGCTGCCATTGGGAGCACCGCAGGGCTGGCGGTCAAGGCACCGGGTCTTCCGGGCTCAGCACAGGCGGCGAGGCTGGCCGAGGTCCAGGGCGGTTTCCGGTTCACTGCAATCTCGGAAGTGAGCTCGGTGGCGGTCCCCGTCGAAGGAGCCGTCACCATCGCGCTCGCTCCCGGTGCGCTGGCCATGGCGGCACGAGGAACGAGCGCCGGAACCACGGCGCCGGTGGACGCGGAGGGACCTTGGCACCACATCGCCTCCGACAAGTTCAGCACGTCCACCAACAACGGGGGGCCCTGGACACCCAGGTACCAGGAGATCTTCGACCGGGCGGGCATGTCGCTCGACGATGCGGCGAACCAGGTCCGAGTCCCGGGCCACAAGGGGCCACATCCAAGGAAGTACCATGAGGAGGTCTACGAGCGGCTGGACGAAGCAACCTCGACCTGCAAGAGCATCGAGCGTTGCCGAGAGGCGCTGACGAAGATCCTCGGTGTGTTGGCGCGCGAGATTTCGAAGCAAGGCACCCTGCTCAATCGACTGGTCACCCGAAGCGAATGA